A genomic region of Sarcophilus harrisii chromosome 6, mSarHar1.11, whole genome shotgun sequence contains the following coding sequences:
- the LOC111721389 gene encoding homeobox protein HMX2-like, which yields MAESPLSCKAQAEAQAPPTAVVAASAEPRGLRGLFGGGPGLGLPGAGRRRSLGSRAMSGAEQVGDRLLGPRPQPQPQPGRSMGPRTFTIDSILRPDLRGAPRPGYCWGPRGPSPAHEPQHYEDPEEEEEAVAVEVGRRDLGSGKAESRSPSPSPSRSRSRSRSGNPSRNRSRSTSRTRGWDPGQGRGASGSLQEVSGPRELPCPRGSSPDTTDRSECRAGPSSGPQSSKKKTRTIFSKSQVFQLEATFDVKRYLSSAERAGLAASLQLTETQVKIWFQNRRNKLKRQLAAEPHGPVGTQASEQASELPALYKDSAFLSRYLLPLSLPLLYPGHSFPYLCLPRPGKYFSLLDGDV from the exons ATGGCCGAATCTCCGCTCAGCTGCAAGGCTCAAGCAGAGGCTCAGGCTCCGCCCACGGCTGTGGTTGCGGCTAGCGCGGAGCCCCGGGGGTTGCGGGGGTTGTTCGGAGGAGGCCCGGGCCTGGGGCTCCCGGGCGCAGGGAGGAGACGAAGCCTTGGCTCTAGAGCCATGAGCGGAGCGGAGCAGGTGGGCGACCGCCTCTTAGGCCCTCGCCCACAGCCCCAGCCTCAGCCTGGGCGATCGATGGGCCCCCGCACCTTCACCATCGACAGCATCCTCCGCCCGGATCTGCGGGGGGCGCCGCGGCCTGGCTACTGCTGGGGACCGCGGGGACCTAGCCCAGCCCACGAGCCTCAGCACTACGAGGAccctgaggaggaggaggaagcggTGGCCGTGGAGGTCGGGAGGCGCGATCTCGGCTCGG GAAAGGCAGAGAGCAGGAGCCCTAGCCCGAGCCCGAGCCGGAGCCGAAGCCGCAGCCGCAGCGGGAACCCGAGCAGAAATAGGAGCAGGAGTACGAGCCGGACTCGCGGCTGGGACCCCGGCCAGGGTAGAGGAGCAAGTGGAAGCCTCCAGGAGGTCTCGGGGCCCCGGGAACTGCCCTGCCCCAGAGGGAGCAGCCCCGACACCACAGATCGCAGCGAGTGCCGAGCTGGCCCGTCCTCTGGGCCGCAGTCGAGCAAAAAGAAGACGAGGACCATCTTCTCCAAGAGTCAAGTGTTCCAGTTGGAGGCAACATTCGACGTGAAACGCTACCTGAGCAGCGCTGAGCGTGCGGGCCTGGCGGCCTCCCTGCAGCTCACCGAGACGCAGGTGAAAATCTGGTTCCAAAACCGCAGGAACAAACTCAAGAGACAGCTGGCTGCCGAACCCCACGGGCCAGTGGGGACCCAGGCTTCCGAGCAGGCCTCGGAGCTGCCGGCCCTTTATAAGGACTCGGCCTTCCTCAGTCGCTACTTGCTGCCGCTGTCCCTTCCCCTCCTGTACCCCGGGCACAGCTTCCCCTACCTCTGCCTCCCCCGGCCAGGCAAATATTTCAGTCTGCTCGACGGAGACGTATaa